From a single Bryobacter aggregatus MPL3 genomic region:
- a CDS encoding TolB family protein has product MGRISFLLSIVVTATAIAQEGRIVYTKFDGLPPWHSDLYRMNGDGSERVALTRDGQSRNPRWSPDGKRIVFVQSFAMDSSQLVVMDADGKKRQVLARMSWIGSATWSPDGSSFAMVARTPSLATLSQDPIWSGLYLLPANGKGKLRLLFPSVATASWSPDGKKIAFAKEGPRGQWSVWVSLADGTGDLRLTAPEPDLGNVAWSPDGAWISAQTEGKIFVIREDGRGRKAVPMPRGWLCRSTAWTPDARHLVASCSAGPVGCGGPSSTGQILPPCELRLFRLPLDGKSAAVRLGDPQAREADVSLRE; this is encoded by the coding sequence ATGGGCCGCATTTCGTTTCTGCTCTCCATTGTCGTAACTGCCACAGCGATCGCGCAAGAAGGCCGGATTGTGTACACGAAGTTCGATGGGCTGCCTCCGTGGCACAGCGATCTTTATCGTATGAATGGCGATGGATCGGAACGTGTCGCGCTGACCCGGGACGGGCAGAGCCGGAACCCACGCTGGTCGCCAGATGGGAAACGGATTGTCTTTGTACAGTCGTTTGCGATGGATTCCTCTCAGCTGGTGGTGATGGATGCGGATGGGAAGAAGCGACAGGTGCTGGCGAGGATGTCCTGGATCGGAAGCGCGACCTGGTCGCCCGACGGAAGCAGTTTCGCCATGGTGGCACGGACGCCATCGCTGGCCACACTTTCGCAAGATCCGATCTGGTCTGGGTTGTATCTTTTGCCTGCTAACGGCAAGGGGAAGCTGCGACTGCTGTTTCCTTCTGTTGCCACAGCGTCCTGGTCGCCAGATGGGAAGAAGATCGCGTTTGCGAAGGAGGGGCCACGAGGGCAGTGGTCAGTTTGGGTTTCGCTTGCCGATGGGACGGGAGATCTGCGATTGACGGCGCCGGAACCGGATCTTGGAAATGTGGCCTGGTCGCCAGATGGGGCGTGGATCAGTGCGCAGACTGAGGGCAAGATTTTTGTGATTCGAGAGGATGGCAGGGGACGCAAAGCGGTGCCGATGCCGCGAGGCTGGTTGTGCAGGAGCACGGCCTGGACGCCGGATGCGAGGCATCTGGTGGCGAGTTGCTCAGCGGGCCCGGTGGGGTGCGGCGGCCCCTCGTCGACTGGCCAGATTCTGCCGCCTTGCGAGTTGCGATTGTTTCGCCTGCCGCTTGACGGGAAGAGCGCAGCTGTCCGGCTGGGTGATCCGCAGGCGAGGGAGGCAGATGTGAGCCTGCGGGAGTAG
- a CDS encoding RrF2 family transcriptional regulator translates to MRLSLHSEYAYRMLIHAALRAPALTTVGEIAEDFGLSSTHLNKVAQTLAAHGYLRTHRGRSGGLELACDPETIRLGAIARVTEPDFYMAPCMSPTSDACPIYDPCLLRGALSRATEAFLTQLDQWTLADLLRKPEPMLIAIEKARS, encoded by the coding sequence TTGCGTCTTTCTCTTCATTCCGAATACGCTTACCGCATGCTGATCCATGCGGCTCTCCGGGCGCCTGCCCTCACCACCGTCGGCGAGATCGCCGAAGACTTCGGACTCTCTTCCACACACCTCAATAAGGTGGCCCAAACCCTTGCCGCACACGGCTATCTCCGCACCCATCGTGGCCGTTCCGGTGGTCTCGAACTCGCCTGCGACCCCGAAACCATTCGGCTCGGCGCCATTGCCCGCGTCACGGAGCCAGACTTCTACATGGCCCCCTGCATGTCCCCCACAAGCGACGCCTGTCCCATCTACGATCCCTGCCTGCTGCGCGGCGCGCTCTCCCGGGCGACCGAAGCCTTCCTGACACAGCTCGACCAATGGACCCTCGCCGATCTGCTCCGCAAGCCCGAGCCCATGCTCATTGCAATCGAGAAGGCCCGCTCCTGA
- a CDS encoding group I truncated hemoglobin: MYNKTWRATGVALILSASMAFCLSAADGEKSLYQRLGGEPAVRAVAGGLVDAILADNRVNRWFAHAASSAANTAAYKAKLADFICQNTGGPCKYKGSDMVSAHTGRAVTGEAFDAVVEDLIGVLNHHKVPAKEKAELLGILGPLKSSIVQK; encoded by the coding sequence ATGTATAACAAAACGTGGCGCGCCACTGGCGTCGCCTTGATCCTTAGTGCCAGTATGGCATTTTGTCTTTCGGCTGCAGATGGCGAGAAGTCGCTATATCAGAGATTGGGAGGAGAGCCTGCGGTGCGCGCCGTGGCGGGCGGACTTGTCGATGCTATTCTGGCCGACAATCGAGTGAACCGCTGGTTTGCCCATGCGGCTTCGAGTGCAGCCAATACCGCCGCCTATAAGGCCAAACTGGCGGATTTCATTTGTCAGAATACGGGCGGGCCTTGCAAGTATAAAGGGAGCGATATGGTGTCGGCTCATACGGGGCGGGCAGTGACCGGAGAAGCATTCGATGCCGTGGTGGAGGATCTGATTGGGGTGCTCAATCATCACAAGGTTCCGGCGAAGGAGAAGGCCGAGCTGCTGGGGATTCTGGGTCCGCTGAAGTCTTCGATCGTACAGAAATAA
- a CDS encoding trimeric intracellular cation channel family protein: MDTFQVILDLSGTFVFALSGGMAGVKHRLDLFGVLVLSFAAANAGGIARDIMIGATPVAALSDWRYIAVSLPAGLLTFYCYPLMDRLSSSVLIFDAAGLALFAVTGATKALAYHLDPIAAALLGMLTGVGGGMMRDILITEVPVVLRADLYAVAALAGAAVVVTGQMLHLPSSAAATIGALLCFGLRFMAIRYRWRLPVAAGGGHQ; this comes from the coding sequence ATGGACACGTTTCAAGTCATCCTCGATCTCAGCGGCACCTTCGTATTTGCCCTCAGCGGAGGCATGGCTGGAGTCAAGCACAGGCTGGATCTCTTTGGCGTGCTCGTGTTGTCCTTCGCGGCAGCCAATGCGGGGGGAATCGCACGCGACATCATGATTGGGGCCACTCCGGTGGCAGCGCTCAGCGATTGGCGGTATATTGCGGTTTCGCTGCCAGCGGGGCTACTGACCTTCTATTGCTATCCGTTGATGGATCGTTTGAGTAGCTCGGTCCTGATCTTCGATGCTGCCGGTTTGGCTCTTTTCGCTGTCACGGGCGCGACAAAGGCCCTGGCCTATCATTTGGATCCGATCGCGGCGGCGCTGCTGGGGATGCTGACGGGAGTCGGCGGCGGCATGATGCGTGACATCCTCATCACAGAGGTTCCGGTGGTGTTACGCGCGGACCTGTACGCCGTTGCTGCTCTGGCTGGCGCTGCGGTTGTAGTGACCGGACAGATGTTACATCTTCCGTCCTCTGCCGCGGCGACGATTGGCGCACTGCTCTGTTTTGGTCTCCGTTTTATGGCAATCCGGTATCGCTGGAGGCTTCCGGTTGCCGCCGGAGGAGGACATCAATAA
- a CDS encoding M20 family metallopeptidase: protein MVVKSPLSDPVLANLDGLLAELEMIYQDIHSHPELSMQEKRTAGLAADHLRTAGYEVTTGVGKTGVVGLLRNGEGPTVMLRADMDALPVLEATGLPYASKITTTDSNGKSVPVMHACGHDMHVTWLIGAARLFAKSRDSWKGTLLAVFQPAEETAQGAQAMIDDGLFQRFPKPDVILGQHVMCMPAGVIGGRIGVTTSAADSLQIKLFGRGAHGSMPEASVDPVVMAAATVLRLQGIVSREVPPTESAVVTIGVLQAGTKENVIPDEAIIKLNVRTFDEGVRKLVLAAIERIVNAEAEASGAPRKPEITPLDHYSLTKNDPDAARRVRDALRAHFPADSVEETNPTMASEDFGCFGAEWQVPSVFWFVGGVDRDVYAKAEKAGTLGALPTNHSPYFAPVLHPTLEVGVETLVVATLAWLGK from the coding sequence ATGGTTGTAAAATCCCCGCTGTCCGATCCCGTACTGGCAAATCTCGATGGCTTGCTTGCAGAACTGGAGATGATCTATCAAGACATCCATTCTCATCCCGAACTCTCGATGCAGGAGAAGAGGACAGCCGGCCTAGCCGCGGACCACTTGCGGACCGCAGGCTATGAAGTGACCACCGGAGTTGGCAAGACCGGCGTCGTTGGTTTGCTGCGCAACGGCGAGGGGCCCACCGTGATGCTCCGCGCCGACATGGATGCGCTGCCGGTTCTGGAAGCCACCGGCCTCCCCTATGCCAGCAAGATCACTACGACGGATAGCAATGGGAAGAGTGTGCCGGTGATGCATGCCTGTGGTCACGACATGCACGTCACCTGGCTGATCGGTGCGGCCAGACTCTTTGCGAAGTCTCGCGATTCCTGGAAGGGAACGCTGCTCGCCGTCTTTCAACCGGCGGAGGAGACGGCCCAGGGCGCGCAGGCCATGATTGACGATGGACTGTTCCAACGATTCCCCAAGCCGGATGTCATCCTCGGCCAGCATGTGATGTGCATGCCCGCTGGCGTGATTGGCGGCCGCATCGGCGTGACGACCTCAGCGGCGGACAGTCTGCAAATCAAATTATTCGGGCGTGGCGCTCACGGCTCCATGCCCGAGGCGAGCGTCGATCCTGTTGTGATGGCCGCTGCAACAGTGCTGCGGCTGCAAGGCATTGTCTCGCGTGAAGTACCACCCACGGAGTCCGCCGTCGTTACGATCGGCGTCTTACAGGCAGGCACAAAGGAAAACGTCATCCCGGACGAGGCCATCATCAAGCTGAATGTACGCACTTTCGATGAGGGCGTGCGCAAGCTGGTGCTTGCTGCCATCGAGAGGATTGTGAATGCGGAAGCGGAGGCCTCAGGTGCGCCGAGGAAGCCCGAGATCACGCCACTGGACCACTATTCCCTGACAAAGAATGATCCGGATGCGGCCAGGCGAGTGCGGGATGCGCTGCGCGCGCATTTTCCGGCCGATAGCGTCGAGGAGACCAATCCCACGATGGCAAGCGAGGATTTTGGATGTTTTGGAGCCGAGTGGCAGGTTCCGTCGGTCTTCTGGTTCGTTGGGGGTGTGGATCGTGACGTGTACGCGAAGGCAGAGAAGGCTGGCACGCTTGGTGCACTGCCAACGAATCACAGCCCGTATTTCGCCCCGGTCCTCCATCCCACTCTGGAGGTTGGCGTCGAAACTCTGGTTGTCGCCACGCTGGCCTGGCTGGGAAAGTAA
- a CDS encoding DUF4236 domain-containing protein encodes MSFGFRKSFSSGPFRMTFSKSGISLSAGAGGTRLTAGPRGTHVSFSKGGFSYRTRVDTPGRNPIASQPTPRQQEPTERPARQ; translated from the coding sequence ATGAGTTTTGGTTTCCGCAAGAGTTTCAGCTCCGGTCCGTTTCGGATGACGTTCTCGAAATCGGGCATCAGTCTCTCAGCAGGCGCTGGAGGCACGCGCCTCACGGCAGGGCCGCGCGGTACACACGTCTCCTTCTCAAAGGGAGGCTTTTCCTACCGGACGCGCGTGGACACACCAGGGCGGAACCCCATAGCTTCGCAGCCCACGCCGAGGCAACAGGAACCAACTGAACGCCCTGCCCGTCAGTAG
- a CDS encoding J domain-containing protein produces MPATLQLSDGTLYFFPDQLFIWHAGRFAAIDYHDLKLRFRRIHFLERERQPPDAIVKSQMRRSPSGGSTIPVLYYGLVELAASGLEVRLMTSRVESAEEFVAQMQAVTGSPEPAGTADEKEALYTNFDACVPLFYNLDPSGFRRLQALREAFSIIEQCDCVWRYVGEERAEDWKRNAGAGALITRSRISPALVDQSAEFDSNVAFGFSFGGPILFLLPDGVVLRTGEHYQSLGKNLEVNASKTNFREEEFSPRDAQVIGRTWRYVNQSGGPDRRFNHNHQIPIHLYGQLEIRCGRWRIRLCLSRADAAAEFATALQSAMKDQSHETHTDRAEAPPPKTATPPTSFTSALSKLGLQPGASFEEASAAYKNMAAQSHPDKVAHMAPEFRELAERKMRELNAAFEQIRGGLQAALIRYQNKLGPGRCIRIPSPRPSLRLFV; encoded by the coding sequence GTGCCCGCAACCCTGCAACTGAGCGACGGCACTCTTTACTTCTTTCCCGACCAGCTTTTCATTTGGCATGCTGGCCGGTTCGCCGCAATCGATTACCACGATCTCAAACTGCGATTCAGGCGCATTCATTTTCTGGAGCGAGAGAGACAGCCGCCGGATGCAATCGTCAAAAGCCAAATGCGGCGCTCCCCCTCGGGAGGCAGCACAATCCCGGTGCTCTACTACGGTCTTGTGGAGCTTGCCGCCTCCGGCCTGGAGGTGCGGTTGATGACATCGCGCGTTGAAAGCGCTGAAGAGTTCGTGGCCCAAATGCAGGCGGTAACGGGCAGCCCGGAACCGGCTGGAACGGCAGACGAAAAGGAGGCGCTTTACACGAATTTCGACGCATGTGTACCGCTCTTCTACAACTTGGACCCATCAGGCTTCAGACGGCTCCAGGCTCTTCGCGAGGCGTTCTCGATTATTGAGCAGTGCGATTGCGTCTGGCGGTATGTGGGTGAAGAGCGCGCAGAAGATTGGAAGCGCAACGCAGGAGCCGGGGCACTAATTACCCGATCCCGGATATCTCCGGCGCTTGTAGATCAATCTGCAGAGTTCGATTCAAACGTGGCATTTGGCTTCTCCTTCGGAGGCCCGATTCTCTTTCTACTTCCGGACGGCGTTGTGCTTCGGACTGGAGAGCACTACCAGTCCCTTGGAAAAAACCTTGAGGTGAACGCGAGCAAAACGAACTTTCGAGAGGAAGAGTTTTCCCCGAGAGATGCGCAGGTGATCGGTCGAACGTGGCGCTACGTGAATCAGTCTGGCGGTCCCGACCGCCGCTTCAACCACAACCACCAGATTCCGATACACCTCTACGGACAACTAGAGATTCGCTGTGGCAGATGGAGAATCCGGCTCTGTTTGTCGCGCGCTGATGCGGCGGCTGAGTTCGCAACGGCACTCCAGTCCGCAATGAAAGACCAGTCCCATGAGACTCACACAGATCGGGCCGAGGCACCGCCGCCCAAGACCGCGACGCCACCAACAAGTTTCACTTCAGCGCTCTCGAAATTGGGTCTCCAACCCGGAGCGTCCTTCGAGGAAGCCTCAGCCGCGTACAAGAACATGGCGGCGCAGAGTCATCCTGACAAAGTAGCGCACATGGCTCCAGAGTTCCGGGAGCTTGCCGAGCGGAAGATGCGTGAGTTGAATGCCGCATTCGAACAAATTCGGGGGGGGTTACAAGCAGCGCTGATACGGTATCAAAACAAATTGGGGCCAGGGCGGTGCATTCGAATCCCGTCGCCCCGACCGAGTCTCCGTTTGTTCGTATGA
- a CDS encoding DUF481 domain-containing protein, translated as MLHLLKAVYGKQGASRKGALILAFTTALCADQVVLKNGDRVTGSIVKKDAKEITIKTDKFGLVTTAWDEVASIIADKPLTVVLPDKTVSGTLREENGRVQIATGTGTVTVAPADITALRDADEQKAFQRLDHPGWLQLWAGTATIGFAGTAGNARTSTFTTAVTAARATRTDKTSIYFNTIRASAFVNGQNSDTAEAVRGGVGYSRNIRPRVFLNVFNDYEYDRFQNLDLRAVFGGGIGFHAIKTDRMMLDLLGGADYNYSKFSTFTRNNAELYWGDDFTYKLKGSTSIVQSYRMFNDLNSLGDYRVNFDIGMTTKIAKWLNWNVSFSDRYLTNPAPGRKTNDLLYTTGLGVNFAH; from the coding sequence ATGTTACATCTGCTGAAAGCAGTTTATGGGAAGCAGGGGGCAAGCCGGAAAGGTGCGCTGATCCTGGCATTTACGACGGCGCTTTGCGCAGATCAGGTGGTACTCAAAAATGGCGACCGGGTGACAGGTAGTATCGTCAAGAAGGACGCGAAAGAAATCACAATCAAGACCGATAAGTTCGGATTAGTAACGACGGCGTGGGATGAGGTGGCCTCCATTATCGCGGACAAGCCGCTCACCGTTGTGCTGCCAGACAAGACGGTTTCAGGAACGCTGCGGGAAGAAAACGGCAGAGTACAGATTGCGACGGGTACCGGGACAGTGACCGTGGCGCCGGCAGACATTACGGCGCTGCGTGACGCCGACGAGCAGAAGGCGTTTCAACGCCTGGATCATCCGGGCTGGCTTCAATTGTGGGCGGGCACGGCCACAATTGGCTTTGCGGGCACGGCCGGCAACGCGCGGACCAGCACTTTTACGACCGCGGTGACAGCCGCACGCGCCACCCGCACAGATAAGACCTCGATCTACTTCAATACGATTCGCGCCTCTGCATTCGTGAATGGGCAAAACTCTGACACGGCAGAAGCTGTTCGTGGGGGTGTGGGGTACTCACGAAACATCCGGCCGCGAGTGTTTTTAAATGTCTTCAATGACTATGAATACGATCGTTTTCAGAATCTCGATCTGCGCGCTGTCTTTGGCGGCGGCATCGGATTCCATGCGATCAAGACGGATCGGATGATGTTGGATCTGCTGGGGGGCGCCGATTACAATTACTCGAAGTTCAGCACTTTTACCCGAAATAATGCGGAACTCTATTGGGGCGACGACTTCACTTATAAGCTCAAGGGATCGACTTCGATCGTGCAGTCCTACCGCATGTTTAACGATCTGAATTCCCTCGGCGACTACCGTGTCAATTTCGATATCGGAATGACAACGAAGATTGCGAAATGGTTGAACTGGAATGTGTCCTTCAGCGATCGCTATCTGACCAATCCGGCACCAGGGCGCAAGACAAATGATCTGCTATACACAACGGGATTGGGCGTGAACTTCGCACACTAA
- a CDS encoding serine hydrolase, with amino-acid sequence MKQLFALFLLPAFAASQAPAEFDTCPAAVQELAGTLRTQQGLDGIQIAYATNGRLACAGALGYADASTQRAMTSGTLLRVGSISKTITAMAILKLYEDGKLGLDDKLVQHLRDLIPAAGVGDARWNAVTIRQMLQHSMGWDRAIGGEPAQNSIAISKALGIRGPATTSDVARWILQQKLHFDPGTKGSYTGVAYGLLSLLVERAGGLPYEQYVLEKVLEPMGIRTSMRVGRTLPEGRLYPEDARAAEGVYRSDPSLGLAVNVFPYLTNPAPRPYGEWYQEGLEGSGGWVATAPALVRFIDRVFGRSGIPAFFKAATLAELQARPGYESASATDWYGLGWQVIPVAAGYRYRFAGELRGTLSEVYYLPNGVSFAYIVNSTPADPNAGTAVSTAAFPVLSQQAAQAGDLFASAKYSDGAIGSPRVRAQRGVVHGASFEAGVTPGSWVTILGWNLATTTRLWTGADFQEDRLPTVLDGVEVKINGKAAAVYYISPTQINAQVPELAVTGTATLQVIRNGVASQPEPMEIRASSPEFFRYAAGGLNFVAAVHLNGSVVADPALIPGLRAAQAGETLQIFGTGFAVAPAGQVVTSVVPVAETVIRVGNQAARVSFSGLVGTGLFQANLTVPTLPPGDYPVSLSVGGVGSLALGVLPVR; translated from the coding sequence ATGAAACAACTTTTCGCTTTGTTTCTACTCCCAGCCTTTGCTGCTTCACAGGCACCAGCGGAGTTCGATACTTGTCCGGCAGCGGTCCAAGAGTTGGCCGGGACGCTGCGCACCCAACAAGGCCTCGATGGGATCCAGATTGCTTATGCCACCAATGGGAGATTGGCTTGTGCCGGGGCTCTGGGATATGCAGATGCGTCGACACAACGGGCGATGACTTCAGGAACCCTACTCCGGGTGGGGAGTATCTCGAAAACGATCACCGCCATGGCGATTCTGAAGCTGTATGAGGATGGAAAACTTGGACTCGATGACAAGCTGGTGCAGCATCTGCGGGATCTGATTCCGGCTGCGGGTGTGGGGGATGCCCGCTGGAATGCAGTGACCATTCGGCAGATGTTACAGCATTCGATGGGGTGGGACCGGGCGATCGGGGGAGAGCCGGCGCAGAACAGCATCGCGATCTCAAAAGCCTTGGGCATTCGGGGACCGGCGACGACAAGCGATGTTGCGCGCTGGATTCTACAGCAGAAGTTGCATTTTGATCCCGGGACCAAGGGGAGCTATACGGGAGTGGCCTATGGGCTGCTGTCGCTGCTTGTCGAACGCGCGGGTGGGCTGCCGTATGAGCAGTATGTCTTAGAGAAGGTGCTGGAGCCGATGGGGATTCGGACGTCGATGCGGGTGGGACGAACCTTGCCGGAAGGCCGCCTCTATCCGGAGGATGCACGTGCCGCCGAGGGTGTTTATCGCAGCGATCCTTCGTTGGGCTTGGCGGTGAACGTCTTTCCTTATTTGACGAACCCGGCGCCACGGCCTTATGGGGAGTGGTATCAGGAGGGGCTGGAGGGTTCGGGAGGATGGGTGGCGACGGCGCCGGCATTGGTGCGGTTCATTGACCGAGTGTTTGGACGGAGCGGGATTCCGGCATTTTTCAAGGCAGCAACGCTGGCAGAGTTGCAGGCGAGGCCGGGCTATGAGAGTGCGAGTGCAACAGACTGGTATGGATTGGGGTGGCAGGTGATTCCGGTGGCGGCCGGATATCGTTATCGATTTGCCGGAGAGTTGCGGGGGACGCTTTCGGAAGTTTATTACTTGCCGAACGGCGTTAGCTTTGCCTATATCGTGAATTCGACGCCGGCCGATCCGAATGCGGGGACGGCAGTGTCGACTGCCGCTTTTCCGGTGCTGTCACAGCAAGCAGCGCAGGCTGGGGACTTGTTTGCGAGTGCAAAGTATAGTGATGGGGCGATCGGGAGTCCGCGGGTTCGGGCGCAGCGGGGAGTGGTTCATGGGGCTTCGTTTGAAGCAGGGGTGACGCCAGGATCCTGGGTGACGATTCTGGGTTGGAATCTGGCCACAACGACGCGGTTGTGGACGGGAGCCGATTTTCAGGAGGATCGGTTGCCGACGGTGCTCGATGGGGTGGAAGTGAAGATCAACGGAAAGGCGGCCGCTGTCTATTACATCAGCCCGACCCAGATCAATGCGCAGGTTCCGGAGTTGGCTGTAACGGGGACAGCGACGCTGCAGGTGATTCGGAATGGGGTGGCGAGCCAGCCGGAGCCGATGGAGATTCGCGCAAGTTCACCGGAGTTCTTTCGCTATGCAGCGGGAGGCCTGAACTTTGTTGCGGCCGTGCATCTCAATGGAAGCGTAGTGGCCGATCCGGCACTGATTCCAGGGCTGCGTGCGGCGCAGGCGGGAGAGACATTGCAGATCTTTGGAACTGGCTTTGCAGTGGCACCTGCCGGACAGGTGGTGACGAGCGTTGTGCCCGTCGCGGAGACAGTGATTCGCGTGGGGAACCAAGCGGCGCGGGTGAGCTTTAGCGGACTGGTGGGGACGGGACTGTTTCAGGCGAACCTGACCGTGCCAACACTGCCGCCGGGAGATTATCCGGTGAGCTTGTCCGTGGGAGGAGTGGGGAGTTTGGCGTTGGGGGTTTTGCCGGTGAGGTAG
- a CDS encoding aminotransferase class V-fold PLP-dependent enzyme has product MTRRTLLALTTALQAQTPEQVASNEDFWTSTRLAFTLDRNLLNFNNGTVSPAPKIVQESMERYWTMTNMSPSRYVEDLLAPEAEIIREELAREFGCGSDELALTRNTSEGLHTILLGLDFQKGDEVVTTTQDYPSMFFSLERRAARDGIVVKKFSYPTPPKSPKQLTELFFANVTPRTKAILVSHMTYTTGQIFPLAEICREARKRGILTIVDGAHGFAHLVFKRDDIDCDFYATSLHKWLTAPLGTGFLYVRREHIPKVWPLVGTPAGMANSIRKFDSFGTQPVAMRNAIADALAFHRAIGAHRKQERLRYLRRRWEAAVRNIPRVKLLNADTPEQSCGIGALSIDGLTGPAITDTLYRKYKIHVRARTQPNEFDCIRVSPNVYSSLEDIDRFGRAIEAIAKS; this is encoded by the coding sequence ATGACCCGGCGCACTCTCCTTGCTCTCACCACAGCCCTCCAGGCCCAAACTCCCGAGCAAGTCGCCTCCAACGAAGACTTCTGGACCTCCACCCGCCTCGCCTTCACCCTCGATCGCAACCTGCTCAACTTCAACAACGGAACCGTCTCTCCGGCCCCCAAAATCGTGCAGGAATCGATGGAGCGCTATTGGACCATGACCAACATGTCGCCTTCGCGCTACGTCGAAGACCTCCTCGCTCCCGAGGCTGAAATCATCCGCGAAGAGTTGGCCCGCGAATTCGGCTGTGGCTCCGATGAACTTGCCCTCACCCGCAACACCAGCGAAGGCCTCCACACCATCCTCCTCGGTCTCGACTTCCAAAAAGGCGACGAAGTCGTCACCACTACTCAGGACTACCCCAGCATGTTCTTCAGCCTTGAGCGCCGCGCGGCGCGCGATGGCATCGTCGTCAAGAAGTTCTCCTACCCCACGCCGCCCAAGTCTCCCAAACAACTCACCGAACTTTTCTTCGCCAACGTCACCCCGCGCACCAAAGCGATCCTCGTCTCGCACATGACCTACACCACGGGGCAAATCTTTCCCCTCGCCGAGATCTGTCGCGAAGCCCGCAAGCGTGGCATTCTGACCATCGTTGACGGAGCACACGGCTTCGCCCACCTCGTCTTCAAGCGCGACGACATCGATTGCGATTTCTACGCCACCAGCCTCCACAAATGGCTCACCGCGCCGCTCGGCACCGGCTTCCTCTATGTCCGCCGGGAACACATCCCCAAGGTCTGGCCGCTCGTCGGAACCCCGGCCGGCATGGCCAACAGCATTCGCAAGTTCGACAGCTTCGGCACCCAACCGGTCGCAATGCGCAACGCGATTGCTGACGCGCTCGCCTTCCACCGTGCCATCGGCGCGCACCGCAAGCAGGAGCGGCTACGCTACCTCCGGCGCCGCTGGGAAGCAGCGGTCCGCAATATCCCCCGCGTCAAACTCCTCAACGCCGATACCCCCGAACAATCCTGCGGCATCGGCGCGCTCAGCATCGACGGACTCACTGGGCCTGCAATCACAGACACGCTATACCGCAAGTACAAGATCCACGTCCGTGCCCGCACCCAGCCGAATGAATTCGATTGCATCCGCGTCAGTCCAAACGTCTATTCCTCGCTCGAAGACATCGATCGCTTCGGCCGCGCGATCGAAGCGATCGCCAAGTCCTAG